TCGTCTACATGCAGGACTTCCCTGTTCAAATGGGAAGGTTCTTCACGGGAACGACTAATTTTCACCGCGCCGCCGTAGACCCGTTTCAACTGGTTCGTCTCCTCAAGATCCTCCAAATACCTGCGTACAGTCTCGGACGAAACTTGGAACACATCGACCAGCTCATGGGTAATTACTTTGCCTTCCGAATTGATCTGATTAAGAATATACTCCTTACGCGATTCACCGATTAATGACATGAACGGTAACCCCCTTGCAAGTAACGACTATTGGCGAACTTGCCATGCATCTGTTTTCCTTCTTACCTTCTTCGAAAGGATGGTGTAAAGCAGTCTTACGATCACATTCGTAATTACGATGAGCACCGCCATAGCAGCGGCTGCTGCAACATCGCCTGCATCCTCCATACTGACCAAGGCAACCGCAGCTAAATTCAAATCCGCAGACCGTAGAAACACGACGGCCGAAACGGTAACCATTGCGTTGACAAAGAAGTACATGGCGATTTCAATGATGGCTGGCAAACACATCGGTACCGTTACTTTCAGCAGTGTTCGATAGAACGGTACGCGCATCGATTCAGAAACAAGTTCGAATTCTTTATCCAGTTTCTTGAGCGCCGTCGTCGCTGTGATGAAAGGTACGCCATAGAAGTGAGTAATATTAGCCAGCACAAGGATGATCATCGTTCCGTAAACCCAATTCAAGGGATTATTCGGATTATTAAAGAAGAAAATGTAAGCCAAGCCTATTACCATACCAGGCAGGGCAAGCGGCAGTACGGACAGGAAATAGCCAATCTGTCTAAGTCCATTCAAATGACGCGATTTCTCGATCAAATAAGCGAACAAAAACGTAATGAACGTTCCGACAATTGCGGTAAGGAACGATACCTTTAAACTAGTCCAGAACGGGTCAAGTCCGGAACCTGCTACATGGGAGAAATCATAATGTTTAAAACTGAAACTTAAATTATAGGGCCAAACTTTAATCAAGGAAGCACAAACAATGGTTATTAATGGAATAAGGATCGCGGTAGAAATAAGCACACCAATGATTTGGTAAAACCTATCACGCGCTTTTCCGGCTGCAATCCGGTAGGGAGTCGACTTGGAAGAAAGCATGGAACGCTGTTTGCGCTCCACCATTCGATCCACCACAAAGGCGATAATAGCGGGAATCGTTAGCAAAATACCAACGGTGGCGCCCATCGACATATTTTGCTGTCCGATGACTTGCTTATAAATATCAGTCGCCAATACGTTGAATTTGCCACCGATTGCTTGCGGCGCCCCGAAATCTGTAAAGCAGGCAGTGAAGCAAACGAATATTGCACTTATGAGTCCATATTTGATCGATGGCAAGGTCACGGTTAGAAACATTTTCGTCTTGCTCGCGCCTAATGTTTCCGCAGCTTCATACAACCGTTGGTCCGTGATGGACAATGCCGTAATGAAAATGAGGAATGCTTGGGGGAACAAGTAGATGACCTCGGAAATAACGATGCCGACAGGACCATAGATCGGAATGCTGATACCGCCTGGCAATAATCCGAAGAAACCCTTGGTCACAATTCCTTGATTCCCAAACAAATACGTTAAAGCGATTCCATGCATCATGGTTGGTTCAAAAAGCGGCAGCATCGCAACATAATGCAAGTAAGCTTTGCCGCGAATGGTTGTTCGGCTAATCCCATATGCATATAGGAAGGCTAGGGTGACGGCAATTGCGGTCGAAAGCAGAGAAACCCAAATCGTATTCCATAAGGACTGCGCCAGGGATGGCGTCGTGAAATATTTGATGAAATTATGAATTCCGATGAATTCCGCATTTGCATTGAAAAAGGCTTTGCTGAATAATAAACAGAGCGGCACTAGTGTCGTTGTGGACAACGTAATGACAAGCGCGGCGATAAGAATATTTTGCAGATTGATGAGTTCTCCCCAGTTTCGGCGAACAGGCGGTGTCCATCCAGAAGATT
Above is a genomic segment from Paenibacillus sp. HWE-109 containing:
- a CDS encoding putative 2-aminoethylphosphonate ABC transporter permease subunit, with product MEKQSSGWTPPVRRNWGELINLQNILIAALVITLSTTTLVPLCLLFSKAFFNANAEFIGIHNFIKYFTTPSLAQSLWNTIWVSLLSTAIAVTLAFLYAYGISRTTIRGKAYLHYVAMLPLFEPTMMHGIALTYLFGNQGIVTKGFFGLLPGGISIPIYGPVGIVISEVIYLFPQAFLIFITALSITDQRLYEAAETLGASKTKMFLTVTLPSIKYGLISAIFVCFTACFTDFGAPQAIGGKFNVLATDIYKQVIGQQNMSMGATVGILLTIPAIIAFVVDRMVERKQRSMLSSKSTPYRIAAGKARDRFYQIIGVLISTAILIPLITIVCASLIKVWPYNLSFSFKHYDFSHVAGSGLDPFWTSLKVSFLTAIVGTFITFLFAYLIEKSRHLNGLRQIGYFLSVLPLALPGMVIGLAYIFFFNNPNNPLNWVYGTMIILVLANITHFYGVPFITATTALKKLDKEFELVSESMRVPFYRTLLKVTVPMCLPAIIEIAMYFFVNAMVTVSAVVFLRSADLNLAAVALVSMEDAGDVAAAAAMAVLIVITNVIVRLLYTILSKKVRRKTDAWQVRQ